The window CATTCCTACTACAGTTAACTCACATGAAAATggcttattcttattttattatgtgcCTATACGGTTAGGAACTCGGAAAGAATAAACCGCTTTGTTGGTCTAGCCAATAAATAGAAGGTATTAGGTTTATCTATCAAGTAATTAGTATCAGCTCGGAGTTTGGAAATGTGTGCCACGGAGCGCACGGTCCAACGCCTGATCACTTTGCGGTCGTGTCGGAGTGACTGTCCCATCGGACTTCGAAAATGAATGCAACTGTTCATCATTACTCTCTCGTAGTTGTGCAAAATTCTGGAAATTGATTCCGTGGCCGAAATCGATCAGTGATACTGTTTGCTTTTGTTAAAATTGTGTGGGTATAATTTAATGGACTTGAGTACGGGTGTTAAGCACTCTTTTCAGATTCTGCAAAAACTTGTACACATCTCAGCTGTGTAGAGTGCTATCAGGATCCAGTATGATGATACTCAGCGCATTCTGATGAAGCTACCGCGATTTTATAGTGCCGCAAATATGTTCGCCTCTCCAAGACAGACCGACTTCTTTACCTTAACACGTTCCAGAATCGTTTCCTTTTGGGAACTATTACATCGCTTTAATAATGAGATTCTCCGCGCAATGTACGAGCACTTCGATGAAGCTTTCTTTCGGCATTGGTTGAAACAACATCGCAGTGTGAATCGGAAATTTTATTAGAactacttctttattttttgaaatttgtaattgtattcggatatttatttagtttttgattgcaattttaatttgattatcgTAGTCTTTATTTGCTGATCTTAACAgtatttttggttttaatttttctcATATGGGTGTTTGGTCTGAattaaaagcttttattattattattacctggTTTCTTTAACAGATCTCCTACAAGGCCGATCACAGCCAGCTTACCTATCTCCAGCTCTTATCGATGAAGGCAGTTCAAAACGTGACCCTCCATTGCCGCAACACGGTCGCCTACTACGACCCTGCGACGCGGAACTACAAACACGGTGTTAAGTTGCTTGCTTACACCGACGCGGAGATTTTACCGAAAGCTAATAACAGGCTCAGATATAAGGCCCTATTAGATGAGTGCCAGGTAAGATGttcatataatatttcaatgcAGTTTTGACctcaactgcaatctcacagtGCTCATTCCTCTAGGGAGGTCAACAAATTATCCATATATATCTGAATTTAGACTATAGTTAACTCCAGTCATTAGTTTGATAGGTGATTTTTTAGATACCTcaatttggtttttattttcccCCAGTACCTAACGTGCTTTATGGAACTCTTTAAGTTATTACCGGTCTGTTTCAACTAACAATATAACTATCCTTACATTTCCTCTGTGTTTTGGAGTAGTCACTGTTTGACATTAAAACCGAACTCTTTCCAGTACAAGAAATCAGAATGGGCGAAAACCATAGTCCAGTATGAATCGGACAAGCCTGGTCGACTTCCACTCCTGGACGTAGCAGTGAGGGACGTTGGAAGACCACAACAGATGTACAAGATCGAACTGGGTCTTGCGTGCtttaaatagtaaaagaaaaagtctttattaaattgtataaacCTAGATATTACAGACAGATGTATTCTTATAATGACTATTATGGAAGAATCCTAACAAGCCATCTCACTTATCTGCCAACCCGCTAATGGTTGAGGCACCCAACCCGCTTACGGTTGAATCCTCCTTCACTCTCAACTCCAACGGCACCGACATCAGGAGAAGCAGAAAATAACGAAAGACAATGCGAAAGACCAAGTTGGTCAGACAAATTTAATCTCTGCAAAGCATCTTCTCCGGCGTCTGAAGTCATCTGCACAATTAGTTACTTGGCTAAAATcgttatttttgcttctaaaactgaaattaatatataaaaaaaaccaacttaaaagtaaatgggagctttaagttttatttgacgtttaaaaaatacttaatatctAATTCAGAATTTAAGatggcatttaaaaataattttagtattcaGTAGTTTCGGTATTCTTCAGGAAGTTACTTTAGTACCTGTTTGAATAAGACTTCTCTTTGTCTTTAAACGTTTGATTATCCTACCGTATAATCGAAATTAGTTTAAGTGTTTCGAAATAATGTAGGCGcaaactttatattatataaaatattattattaaaatgcatATCTTCAGTACCTACCTAGTACTTTAGTATTTGTAGAATTAAAAGACTATCAGAGTCAGCATTTCATAGATTTACATAGTTaggtttaatattttcaatctAGATTTAATTTGTACTACTTGTTTTTTATCgtagttttaaaatacttaatcaaagctgaattgcttaaaatattttgtgtcaTTTAATTTCAGGCATGAATAAAACACGTGTTCATTGtattaaatttgatataattacataaatattaattaaatctaaCCCTTTTACTTAGTAAGTACTtaactgtatataaataatagttttaggTCGTCACAACGTTATTTAAGAATAGTTTACAAAGGTCCTATAAGGCTGTGGTGTATGTACATAATTGTgaatttctttttgttattatttataagttttatgtcAAACCTCGCCGttagtattattaaattagaattaaatgtattgaagacatattttataacatactgTGTGTTTACACCCAtactatacaataaaaaatattttttttatttagtaattaaataaatattttattcaaagcaCTTTGTTTTATTAGGCGCACTGCAATCATTTGTTATTAGCAAGATGGCGGAACGTAATACCCGGGCTTATCATAACTGCCATTGCTTTAAATGTAagttaatatacctacatttttaaagaaagctttatattacatataaagttttatatgtCATAATAAATAACAGTTACGGGTTGCAAAAGGTTGTTTGGGACAACTTAATTTATATAGCTTAACTTCGAGCAACTTTTCCCCTTAGTAGTTACAGTTCAAGTTGATAAACACGCTTCACTCCCCGATACAAAAGTTACATCTATTTGTCAGAACTAATTATTGGGTTAAGCTGCACTGGACGGAATGCAATGCTGCGGTACTTTAGAGAGTCTTTAGTTGATATTTAGCTCATATGGTTCGCGGACTTTATGAGATAAACAGCACCGCAGGAGGTACCTCAGCTCTTGCTGCACAGGTGCACAGCTCCTTTCCCATATAAAAAAGTCCTGTTTCTAGcgataaattataaaagtttccCATCTCTGTGCCTTACATGAAGATCGATTCAGTGTTTAGATGTGAAAACCTCATACCAAAACACAAAGTatcatttttacttttattgttatctcatttataatattaaactatgGGCTTTAAAACTACTTAATCATCACAAGATCCCTTCATAATGCAAGATATGTACGGAGGAACATTGCAGACACACTTGGTGCATTTCTCAGCCACTGTAACCGTATCTCCAACGTTGACAGTCATGTTTCCGTAGAAGCATTGCGAGCTGATGCCGCGAATGTTTTGTCCGTGTATAACTTTTGTTTCTTCGGTTGCTGCAAGAGAGATAATACTGTTATTAAAGTAATTTAGCCAATGGTGTCAAACTCAAAAGACTAAGAGAAGGCCACACCTAGGCGTCCAACTTGCGGCCAATCACAAGACTCTACGCAAAACCAGTGCCAGATTTTGATTGGTTGTACATTTACAAACATTACAACTCGCTTAGGAACCTTTTACATAAGTCTTATAACGACTGTAATGTATgcgcattttaaattcatataattGATAATTCCACTAATTGTAGGTAAATCACTAATAAAATAGCAATGGACCTTTGAAAATGTacatcgaaactgcaatgtttacTACTTGATgccgctacagtcgctataagacatgtaaaagcatatactaatttcggcatcgactgTAGGAGAGCCGTAGATTATCAGTTAAAGCGCTCctgccgcgattgccagagaatcgcaggttcaaaaaaaattgataactcCTCCAAGTTAAGGTAAACACTAATAAAGTCatattataagataaataaataataaatatactacgacaatatacacatcgccatctagccccaaagtaagcgtagcttgtgctatgggtactaaggtcgctgttgaataaataaataaataaataaataaatatactacgacaatacacacatcgccatctagccccaaagtaagcgtagcttgtgttatgggtactgagatagctgatgaatatttttttatgactataatacacataaatcctTGTAATATGCAGATAagcacccatacactgaaaaacaatcatgttcacacaaacgttttccagttgtgggaatcgaaccctcggcctaggactcagagagcagggtcgctgccctcttcgccagtcggccgtctaaacgGAAATGAAAAACACGAATGATGTTACGATGACAGTCaaggattattaaaataaaagaacttaCGACACACGAACGATATAGGGCAGCCCAGCTGATTTCCGAAGAACACTGGAGCACACTTGCTAAAAATCATATCCTGGTAATGGATCTCCACGGCACAGTCAAGGTCCCTGCAGCTTGCTGGATCATCATATCGGCCGTTCCACTCAGCAGTACAAACGCAAGTCTTCTTTGTATTGACCGGTTGGAACGCCTGACCTTCTTTGTACATCACTCCATCAATTTCGCAGGTCTTTAAACTGGCTATGGCGTCTTTACCTGCAAAGTTAACCATAAATTAGTTACCTACCTAGTATTGTTCAGTGATtatccaaagtcaaagtcaaagtcaaaaatatctttattcaagtaggcccatacatggcacttttaatgcgaacattacatgagaagtacacggtagtgagatgatggcgataaccatattcgaaaacttaaaactaaagctacgagggttccaaatgcgtcctggttagaccaggacgcaaacttagccggttgttttttttgttatcaccatctcacattgtcatttaaaattattagaagagcaacctggtagagcaataattcacacccaagctctGCTTATCGATTTAAAGGACTactcctttatactataataggacttttctataagcttacgtttaatacaaactttgaactttttaagagacatccccaagatatcaatgggtagtttattataaaattgtatgcattttcctttaaacgaaatatgaattttatgtaacctagtatattgcactgtaagtatATTCTTACTcctaatattcaaattattgcagtcacattatttcttaaatttagaaatgtttttataaatacattaaactttCAAATTTGTCCTTTAAAACTTGTCTCGTCATCGCCCAATATCAAGTCTTCAAATgatatattgtaatttatttatctaactaatacctactaaaaaaCTAATAGTTCGTTCTTACGCCCTTAAAAAGCAACCAATCAGCTTGATTTTTCGCATAGATTTAGTCgataggacggagagtaacatagatttCTTTTTGACCCAGGAAAACAACTCCCACGGGATTTTGGGATTTGCCGAAAAAAGAGTTCATCACGCTGGTCTGGCCACGTGTGGACTGGTAGGCTTCACAGATTATGCACAACTTttaggcatgaaggtttccttacgatgttttacaATGTTAAAGCAAGTTCTATTAAATTACCCAGGACACTCACACACGtaattccgaaaagttaaagcGTTACGAGGATCGAACTTGTACTATCGAAAGGAgagccgaagctctaaccactaagctatcaccgtttttttGTTGGGCAAACTTTCAGCGGcacatataaatatgaaatcgaTTGTAAGACTTTACTCACACTCGTCATGCAATGTTGTGTATACATAATGAGTGTATAACATGTATTGAATACAAAGATTAAGAAGGAGATACGTTTAGGAACAAACAATAGCTCATTCAGACTGATCAGTATGACACAAATCACGAAGTGCTGTAGAAATGACCCATTGTTTCCAATAAAGGAAGTTGTATGTATGTTAAATGTTCCCAGttcaaaattttaagtaaacaaatgtGACTCTTATTAACCTAAAAATAAAGCCGCTTAGCTTCCAAAAGCCACGCGCCACGGGCACTCAGAGGTAGAGTCAAAACTTAACTAAGTAGCAGCTGACAAGATTCTTAGCAAGATTCTTAGTCTTAACATGCGTGCaactatatagatatatttaccattactcggatttttttttatggagatAATGAGACATAAATACTCGTAGCGCGCGAGCTAGCTTTATCGGTTATAACCATTTTACTTGTCTTAAATCTTATTTAGATAAAGCCTATCCAAGCCTTTTTATCATctacgttattttttattttaagacgttttgttttttactttgacaaaaactttgaatttataagATTTGTATCATTAcaaatcttataaatataagattattaatatttttttttattccattaaaagtTACCCCTTATGTTGGttagatgcagtctaagatggtaatgggctaaccaaaataagtttttacgtgtcttagtaccggaacgctaactgGGTACGGGGAACGCTAAagggctggtaactagccacggtggAAGCCAGTAGAGGAGAAATTCGATCAAGGCCTTCTACTTAAAACCAAAGTGTGTCAAATTACAATGTTTACCACAAACAGGCCCACTGCTGCAGCACGAATCGACCTCGTATGTACGGATACACTCTTCGGCGTCTTCAGCTTCCACGCAGTCAACAACTGCGCATGTGAACTGTGGTACACCGTTGATGATACTGCAGCCGCAGTTCTTGGTGCATGGGTTCTTGACAACGTTCTGCGGGAACGGAGCGCCTGGTTTGTAGGAGACCCCTCTGAAAAcggatatttttaatgaattcatGAATGgatgcacttttattgtataccacataaacatatagaaacattgtaaataaaaattaaacaaaaagtatacaatttggcagccttatcgctacacagcgatctcttctaggcaaccaatggcgtaaggAAGAgcggtaggtggtgcatatatattaacatataaatacctatatattcataaatacaatatatatatattaatatacaatatctaTTTGATGTTGAGAATGGGTATCCAATTAATTAGCGATAATcacgattttataaataaactaaactaaaaggtagaaactATTTTGGTTTAGTTAtaccaagcttttttttaactattaattttcattattatacatCTTTCAGTTTGTATGGAAACTAAAATAGTTGTATCTCATTCTCTCCCATACATGCGCGGTTGGTTCTTTAAAGTGTCGATTTTTCGCTGCatcgaaattt of the Pararge aegeria chromosome 10, ilParAegt1.1, whole genome shotgun sequence genome contains:
- the LOC120627114 gene encoding uncharacterized protein LOC120627114; amino-acid sequence: MKSVFCLVMLSLSSAYADIAGECDMAGFYLELGCTPLPQADNTTICPDAFDCPDLRINPDPNTCYYRGVSYKPGAPFPQNVVKNPCTKNCGCSIINGVPQFTCAVVDCVEAEDAEECIRTYEVDSCCSSGPVCGKDAIASLKTCEIDGVMYKEGQAFQPVNTKKTCVCTAEWNGRYDDPASCRDLDCAVEIHYQDMIFSKCAPVFFGNQLGCPISFVCPTEETKVIHGQNIRGISSQCFYGNMTVNVGDTVTVAEKCTKCVCNVPPYISCIMKGSCDD